The following proteins are co-located in the Polystyrenella longa genome:
- a CDS encoding vWA domain-containing protein, whose amino-acid sequence MTLTSPAALFWFLLAIPIVVFYLLKIRLRRVPVSTTMFWNQIYEEKKPRSIWQQLRHLLSLLLQLLFLALLALALTDPLFFWETNQKRRLVILLDHSASMQANDVSSSNRLDAAKDDIHDMIRTLRSRDDMALIAVGATAEVVTGLTGHHRTLHRAVDNIAPTDQPTDFNEALELARSLIEGHPNGDIVLMTDGGFAKFEELAAQEQVFTQLYGKTDTSNIGITQFQIRRNLMDPVGYEVLVEVVNQSDKAAETRLEMELENDIVDVIPLKLEPNQTWSKVLEYTSSTGGILTATLDQEDALASDNEAYAILSQLRPQEVILVSEGNRYLEQVFNAIPLVELELVNKQPKFVPENSILVFHRQTPDTIPSGNVLVIEPISSTNLWTIGEKESSPLIASQNKESKLMAHVRLDNVLLSEARQIELKTEIEELASSVGEIPIFFSHEDDYQKVIVLNASLEEGDLPLRTAFPILMSNALNWFSGTESEFLESVATGSVKQINVSRLEPHQAEPTSTTTPIEASTVASSERVTSKVTKIRLTSPEKTEEELIAQNNQLWLGPLNQVGLWKLAAIPSSTEIMDDSNSESADTTASKPDTTIEIACNLSNSRESDLRVAELSDSLRKLQQAGFSFSPFWFYLILFATIFTCVEWYLYQRRWID is encoded by the coding sequence ATGACTCTGACATCCCCTGCAGCATTGTTCTGGTTTTTGCTTGCGATTCCGATCGTGGTCTTCTACCTGCTGAAGATCCGGTTACGACGCGTACCGGTCTCGACGACGATGTTCTGGAATCAGATCTACGAAGAAAAGAAACCTCGTTCCATCTGGCAACAGTTGCGGCACCTGCTCTCACTCCTGTTGCAACTTCTTTTCCTCGCGTTACTCGCCCTCGCCTTAACGGATCCCCTCTTCTTCTGGGAAACAAACCAGAAACGACGATTAGTAATTCTGCTCGACCACTCTGCCAGTATGCAGGCGAATGACGTCAGTTCCAGCAACCGACTCGACGCGGCCAAAGACGACATCCACGACATGATCCGGACTCTCCGCAGTCGCGACGACATGGCGTTGATCGCTGTAGGAGCCACAGCCGAAGTCGTCACGGGACTGACTGGCCATCACCGCACATTACATCGGGCCGTTGATAATATTGCTCCAACCGACCAACCCACCGACTTCAACGAAGCACTCGAACTGGCCCGTAGTCTGATCGAAGGACATCCCAACGGCGACATCGTCCTGATGACCGACGGGGGATTTGCCAAGTTTGAAGAACTCGCTGCTCAGGAGCAGGTCTTCACTCAGTTGTATGGCAAAACGGACACATCAAATATCGGAATCACCCAGTTTCAGATTCGTCGCAATTTGATGGATCCCGTCGGTTACGAAGTTCTGGTGGAAGTCGTTAACCAGTCCGACAAGGCTGCTGAAACCCGTTTGGAAATGGAACTCGAAAACGACATCGTCGATGTCATTCCTCTCAAGCTCGAACCGAACCAGACCTGGTCCAAAGTCCTCGAATATACATCCTCCACTGGCGGAATTCTGACTGCGACTCTCGACCAGGAGGATGCTCTCGCAAGCGACAACGAAGCCTATGCCATTCTTTCTCAACTGCGACCACAGGAAGTAATTCTGGTTTCGGAAGGCAATCGCTACCTCGAACAGGTTTTTAATGCGATCCCCCTCGTGGAACTCGAACTGGTTAATAAACAGCCCAAATTCGTCCCCGAGAACAGCATCCTCGTGTTTCATCGACAAACACCAGATACAATTCCTTCCGGGAACGTACTGGTAATCGAGCCGATTAGTTCGACCAATCTATGGACTATCGGTGAAAAAGAATCCTCTCCTCTCATCGCCAGTCAAAACAAAGAATCGAAGCTGATGGCCCATGTTCGTCTGGACAATGTGCTGCTATCCGAAGCCCGTCAGATTGAACTTAAAACAGAAATTGAAGAACTCGCCTCGTCTGTCGGAGAAATCCCGATCTTCTTCAGTCATGAAGACGACTACCAGAAAGTGATTGTGCTGAATGCCAGCCTGGAGGAAGGTGACCTTCCGCTACGAACAGCCTTTCCCATTCTAATGAGTAACGCTCTGAACTGGTTCAGCGGTACAGAATCGGAGTTTTTGGAGTCAGTCGCCACCGGTTCCGTAAAACAGATAAACGTCTCTCGACTGGAACCGCATCAGGCAGAACCAACATCAACGACAACTCCCATCGAGGCCAGCACGGTGGCCAGTTCCGAACGCGTTACAAGTAAAGTCACTAAAATCCGCTTGACGAGTCCGGAGAAAACAGAAGAAGAATTAATCGCCCAGAACAATCAATTGTGGTTGGGCCCGTTGAACCAGGTCGGTCTGTGGAAACTGGCAGCGATTCCTTCTTCAACAGAAATAATGGACGACTCCAACAGCGAGTCAGCAGACACAACCGCATCCAAGCCAGACACCACTATTGAGATTGCCTGCAATCTGTCGAACAGCCGGGAGTCTGATTTGCGAGTTGCGGAACTTTCGGACTCTTTACGGAAACTACAACAAGCAGGGTTCTCTTTCAGTCCCTTCTGGTTTTACCTGATTCTCTTCGCCACGATTTTCACTTGTGTGGAATGGTACCTCTATCAACGACGCTGGATCGATTAA
- a CDS encoding DUF58 domain-containing protein, translating into MTFTKLSPLAMPLFDTDFLKKLEYLAIVSRRVFRGQLLAQQRTRQLGTGVEFADHRDYTPGDDFRHIDWSLYARHDELLLKRFQEEEDLHLYLMLDCSPSMGFGTPPKFDLARQMTAGLAYMALSNLDRIAIMGFADGILADYPLTRGKAQILGLMRFLENLQPAGNNTSLVHLVKSFVQRQQRRGVVIVISDLYDPHGFEEGLNILRHHHYEPHVLQLFDAKEADPPLRGELELLDMESNIVNKVTITERGLKQYKKIYGEFMERVQKYCRQYGMGCTVSPADVPFDELILRMLKESNIVRS; encoded by the coding sequence TTGACTTTCACCAAGTTGAGCCCCCTCGCGATGCCTTTGTTTGATACCGACTTTTTGAAAAAGCTCGAATACCTGGCGATCGTTTCCCGTCGTGTCTTTCGCGGTCAACTGCTGGCACAGCAACGAACGCGCCAACTCGGTACGGGAGTCGAGTTCGCCGACCACCGGGATTACACACCGGGCGACGACTTCCGGCATATCGACTGGTCTCTGTACGCGCGTCATGATGAACTGCTGTTGAAACGTTTTCAGGAAGAGGAAGACTTACACCTCTATCTGATGCTTGATTGCTCTCCCAGTATGGGGTTTGGAACGCCACCGAAATTCGATCTCGCTCGTCAGATGACGGCCGGGCTCGCGTATATGGCGCTGTCCAACCTCGACCGCATTGCCATTATGGGCTTTGCGGATGGCATCCTGGCTGATTACCCACTCACTCGAGGAAAAGCACAGATATTGGGACTGATGCGATTCCTCGAGAATTTACAACCGGCAGGGAATAACACCAGCCTGGTTCACCTGGTGAAGTCGTTCGTCCAACGTCAACAGCGACGTGGCGTCGTGATCGTAATCAGCGACCTGTACGACCCGCATGGGTTCGAAGAAGGGTTGAACATCCTGAGACACCATCATTATGAACCCCACGTATTACAACTATTCGACGCTAAAGAAGCCGACCCGCCCCTTCGTGGTGAACTCGAACTCCTCGACATGGAGTCGAACATCGTCAATAAAGTCACCATCACCGAACGCGGATTAAAACAATACAAAAAGATTTACGGTGAATTTATGGAACGAGTTCAGAAGTACTGTCGTCAATACGGCATGGGCTGCACCGTCTCCCCTGCGGACGTCCCTTTCGATGAATTGATTCTCCGTATGCTTAAAGAATCCAACATCGTCCGAAGCTGA